The proteins below come from a single Crossiella sp. CA-258035 genomic window:
- the tuf gene encoding elongation factor Tu yields the protein MSKQQYTRTKPHLNIGTMGHVDHGKTTLTTAITKVLAEQAGSTTDYVAFDRIDKAPEEIERGITINIAHVEYETPTRHYAHVDMPGHADYVKNMITGAAQLDGAILVVSAEDGAKPQTREHIVLARRIGVEHLVVALNKADVVADEELLELVELEIRDLLSRYGFDGDRVPVVPVSGLRALAGDPRWVNSVLDLLRAVDEHVPEPVRRLDLPFLMPIENVLTITGRGTVVTGAVEQGSIALGDAVEVVGLEPTFGSVCTGLETFGKSLDRAQAGDNAAILLRGVKREQVQRGQVLALPGSVRPHTAFRAQVYVLSAQEGGRRTPFHANYRPQFHFRTADVVGEVELPEGDVVRPGDSVELTVRLGKPVAMDAGLGFAIREGGRTVGAGTISELLD from the coding sequence ATGAGCAAGCAGCAGTACACGCGGACCAAGCCGCACCTCAACATCGGCACCATGGGCCACGTCGACCACGGCAAGACCACGCTGACCACCGCGATCACCAAGGTCCTCGCCGAGCAGGCCGGCTCCACCACCGACTACGTCGCCTTCGACCGGATCGACAAGGCGCCGGAGGAGATCGAGCGCGGGATCACCATCAACATCGCGCACGTGGAGTACGAGACGCCGACCCGGCACTACGCGCACGTCGACATGCCCGGCCACGCCGACTACGTGAAGAACATGATCACCGGTGCGGCGCAGCTGGACGGGGCGATCCTGGTGGTCTCCGCCGAGGACGGCGCGAAGCCGCAGACCAGGGAGCACATCGTGCTGGCCAGGCGGATCGGCGTCGAGCACCTGGTGGTCGCGCTGAACAAGGCGGACGTGGTGGCCGACGAGGAGCTGCTGGAGCTGGTGGAGCTGGAGATCCGGGACCTTTTGTCCCGGTACGGCTTCGACGGCGACCGGGTGCCGGTGGTGCCGGTGTCCGGGCTGCGCGCGCTGGCGGGCGACCCGCGCTGGGTGAACAGCGTGCTCGACCTGCTGCGCGCGGTGGACGAGCACGTGCCGGAGCCGGTGCGGCGCCTCGACCTGCCGTTCCTGATGCCGATCGAGAACGTGCTCACCATCACCGGCCGCGGCACCGTGGTGACCGGCGCGGTGGAGCAGGGTTCGATCGCGCTGGGCGACGCGGTGGAGGTGGTCGGGCTGGAGCCGACCTTCGGCAGCGTGTGCACCGGACTGGAGACCTTCGGCAAGTCGCTGGACCGGGCGCAGGCCGGGGACAACGCGGCGATCCTGCTGCGCGGGGTCAAGCGGGAGCAGGTGCAGCGCGGGCAGGTGCTGGCGCTGCCCGGCAGCGTGCGCCCGCACACCGCCTTCCGCGCGCAGGTGTACGTGCTCTCCGCGCAGGAGGGTGGCCGCCGGACGCCGTTCCACGCCAACTACCGGCCGCAGTTCCACTTCCGCACCGCGGACGTGGTGGGCGAGGTCGAACTGCCCGAGGGTGACGTGGTGCGGCCGGGCGACTCGGTGGAACTGACCGTGCGCCTGGGCAAGCCGGTCGCGATGGACGCGGGCCTGGGGTTCGCCATCCGTGAGGGTGGCCGGACCGTGGGCGCGGGCACCATCAGCGAGCTGCTCGACTGA
- a CDS encoding aldehyde dehydrogenase family protein, giving the protein MVATVAGVRIPEDHWIGGDWVASARRFTDLSPLDEQPVAELAAGGAAEVDAAVTAARRAFRDFSRTTREERAELLHAIADEILVRLDHLAAVETVDSGGLLRTHLRVTLPRVAHHFRFFADRLLELHHPDFHLRAHRNHVSWEPAGVCGLITPWHSPLPQATWRIAPALAAGNTVVLKPAEWAPLTAALLCRITAEAGLPDGVLNLVHGTGEQAGAALAAHPGLARLAFTGSAAAGRRVAAAAGATLTPVSLELGGKSPILVFADSDLDQAAAIAVEQFDHAGQLGRTGARLLVQRQVAEEFTTRFLVRANAIRQGDPRDVRTDVGPQIHREHLRRIDGYVSRALAAGARPLLGGSRNARLGGLYFQPTLLADPPPGGEILTEQVLGPVLTLQTFETEAQALSLANNSRHGLTATVFTGSTERARRVSASLVAGTVWVNCHAVRDLRAPYGGARQSGIGRGGGQWSFDFYCEVKNTVFAPDGLLD; this is encoded by the coding sequence ATGGTCGCGACCGTCGCCGGGGTGCGCATCCCCGAGGATCACTGGATCGGTGGCGACTGGGTCGCCTCGGCGCGGCGGTTCACCGATCTCTCCCCGCTGGACGAGCAGCCGGTGGCCGAGCTGGCCGCGGGCGGAGCGGCCGAGGTGGACGCCGCGGTCACCGCCGCGCGCAGGGCCTTCCGCGACTTCTCCCGCACCACCAGGGAGGAACGCGCCGAGCTGCTGCACGCCATCGCCGATGAGATCCTGGTCCGGCTGGACCACCTGGCCGCGGTGGAGACGGTGGACAGCGGCGGCCTGCTGCGCACCCACCTGCGGGTCACCCTGCCCAGGGTGGCCCACCACTTCCGGTTCTTCGCCGACCGGCTGCTGGAGCTGCACCACCCCGACTTCCACCTGCGCGCGCACCGCAACCACGTCAGCTGGGAGCCCGCCGGGGTGTGCGGGCTGATCACCCCGTGGCACTCGCCGCTGCCGCAGGCCACCTGGCGGATCGCCCCCGCGCTGGCCGCGGGCAACACGGTGGTGCTGAAACCGGCCGAGTGGGCGCCGCTGACCGCCGCGCTGCTGTGCCGGATCACCGCGGAGGCCGGCCTGCCCGACGGGGTGCTGAACCTGGTGCACGGCACCGGCGAACAGGCGGGCGCCGCGCTGGCCGCGCATCCTGGACTGGCCAGGCTGGCCTTCACCGGATCGGCCGCGGCCGGTCGTCGGGTGGCCGCGGCGGCCGGGGCCACGCTGACCCCGGTCTCGCTGGAGCTGGGCGGGAAGTCGCCGATCCTGGTCTTCGCCGACAGCGACCTGGACCAGGCGGCCGCGATCGCGGTCGAGCAGTTCGACCACGCCGGGCAGCTGGGCCGCACCGGCGCCCGGCTGCTGGTGCAGCGCCAGGTCGCGGAGGAGTTCACCACCCGGTTCCTGGTGCGCGCCAACGCCATCCGGCAGGGCGACCCGAGGGATGTGCGCACCGACGTCGGCCCGCAGATCCACCGCGAGCACCTGCGCCGCATCGACGGCTACGTCAGCCGCGCGCTGGCTGCCGGGGCCCGGCCGCTGCTCGGCGGCTCCCGCAACGCGCGGCTCGGCGGCCTGTACTTCCAGCCCACCCTGCTCGCCGATCCGCCGCCGGGCGGGGAGATCCTCACCGAGCAGGTCCTCGGCCCGGTGCTCACCCTGCAAACCTTCGAGACCGAGGCGCAGGCGTTGTCCCTGGCCAACAACAGCAGGCACGGGCTGACCGCGACGGTGTTCACCGGCAGCACCGAACGCGCCCGCCGGGTGAGCGCGAGCCTGGTGGCGGGCACGGTGTGGGTGAACTGCCACGCGGTCCGCGACCTGCGCGCGCCCTACGGCGGGGCCAGGCAGTCCGGCATCGGGCGCGGCGGCGGGCAGTGGAGCTTCGACTTCTACTGCGAGGTGAAGAACACCGTGTTCGCCCCGGACGGACTGCTGGACTGA
- a CDS encoding MarR family winged helix-turn-helix transcriptional regulator has product MTTQRTVQETEHAVRERLGDLPLDFEAMAAVANIHRAAVAVRNHMESVILRPAGLTWTGFVVLWVVWIWGDMETRHVAAEAGITKGTLTGVVKTLEQNGLIERREHAADGRLVVLHLTAKGKRLMRKLFPAFNAEESFVVDELSSSRRQQLATTLRGLIGHLEREGEPRRAALREQS; this is encoded by the coding sequence GTGACCACACAGCGCACCGTCCAGGAGACCGAGCACGCGGTCCGGGAGCGGCTCGGCGACCTGCCGCTGGACTTCGAGGCAATGGCCGCGGTCGCCAACATCCACCGAGCCGCGGTCGCGGTGCGCAACCACATGGAAAGCGTCATCCTCCGCCCGGCCGGGCTGACCTGGACCGGGTTCGTGGTGCTGTGGGTGGTCTGGATCTGGGGCGACATGGAGACCAGGCACGTGGCCGCCGAGGCCGGGATCACCAAGGGCACGCTCACCGGCGTGGTCAAGACGCTGGAGCAGAACGGCCTGATCGAGCGGCGCGAGCACGCCGCGGACGGCAGGCTGGTGGTGCTGCACCTGACCGCCAAGGGCAAACGGTTGATGCGCAAGCTGTTCCCGGCCTTCAACGCCGAGGAGTCCTTCGTGGTGGACGAGCTGTCCAGCTCCCGCCGCCAGCAGCTGGCCACCACCCTGCGCGGGCTGATCGGGCACCTGGAACGCGAGGGCGAGCCGCGCCGGGCCGCCCTGCGCGAACAGAGCTGA
- a CDS encoding glutamine synthetase family protein, with product MVPDDGIDLVRVLFPDLLGIPRGKEVPARLLPELAERGLSFCRGVYYTSARGQNIPAPAALGAGLPDVVARPLLDTVTPLPWASGTAWCLAEVTEPGGPPAVEDPRAALRRVLTRFTAEGLSPVLGPELEFFLLEPVDGGFRRYGPGLGDIYTTGRKGDPRGLLPHFLRGLTGMGLDILGGNHEFGSGQFEINLGHAPALAAADACFGFKFGVRELAAAHGLHATFMGKPFNDDGGSGFHLHLSIVDGEGRNLFDDPEGEHGLSALARHAVAGILAHAPALTALLAPTVNAYRRLQPDTLAPFLIDWGLDNRCALVRVPPERGDGARLEVRLGDAAANPYLGAAAVLAAAHLGIEGELAPGEPLAGYGYDPVRSGALPGDLGSALDALAADTALTEVLGAGLVEAFTAVKRFEVAEFARYVTDWEFREYAHHL from the coding sequence ATGGTGCCAGACGACGGGATCGACCTGGTCCGGGTGCTCTTCCCCGACCTGCTGGGCATCCCGCGCGGCAAGGAGGTCCCGGCCCGGCTGCTGCCGGAGCTCGCCGAGCGCGGACTCTCCTTCTGCCGCGGGGTCTACTACACCAGCGCGCGCGGGCAGAACATCCCGGCGCCTGCCGCGCTGGGGGCCGGGCTGCCCGATGTGGTGGCCCGGCCGCTGCTGGACACGGTCACCCCGCTGCCCTGGGCGTCGGGAACCGCCTGGTGCCTGGCGGAGGTGACCGAGCCGGGCGGGCCGCCCGCGGTGGAGGACCCGCGGGCGGCCCTGCGCCGGGTGCTGACCAGGTTCACCGCCGAGGGGCTCAGCCCGGTGCTCGGCCCGGAGCTGGAGTTCTTCCTGCTGGAGCCGGTGGACGGCGGCTTCCGCAGGTACGGGCCGGGGCTGGGCGACATCTACACCACCGGCCGCAAGGGTGATCCGCGTGGCCTGCTGCCGCACTTCCTGCGCGGGCTGACCGGGATGGGCCTGGACATCCTCGGCGGCAACCACGAGTTCGGGTCAGGGCAGTTCGAGATCAACCTGGGCCACGCGCCCGCGCTGGCCGCGGCCGACGCCTGCTTCGGCTTCAAGTTCGGCGTGCGCGAGCTGGCCGCCGCGCACGGGCTGCACGCCACCTTCATGGGCAAGCCGTTCAACGACGACGGCGGTTCCGGGTTCCACCTGCACCTGTCCATCGTCGACGGCGAGGGCCGGAACCTGTTCGACGACCCCGAGGGCGAGCACGGGCTCTCCGCGCTGGCCCGGCACGCGGTGGCCGGCATCCTGGCGCACGCCCCCGCGCTGACCGCGCTGCTCGCGCCCACGGTCAACGCCTACCGCCGCCTCCAGCCCGACACCCTGGCCCCGTTCCTCATCGACTGGGGCCTGGACAACCGGTGCGCGCTGGTGCGGGTGCCGCCGGAACGCGGCGACGGGGCCCGGCTGGAGGTGCGGCTGGGTGACGCCGCGGCCAACCCCTACCTGGGCGCGGCCGCCGTGCTGGCCGCCGCGCACCTGGGCATCGAAGGCGAGCTGGCGCCGGGAGAACCGTTGGCCGGGTACGGCTACGACCCGGTGCGATCGGGTGCGCTGCCGGGTGATCTGGGTTCGGCGCTGGACGCGCTGGCCGCCGACACCGCGCTCACCGAGGTGCTCGGCGCCGGGCTGGTCGAGGCCTTCACCGCGGTCAAGCGGTTCGAGGTGGCCGAGTTCGCCAGGTACGTCACCGACTGGGAGTTCCGCGAGTACGCCCACCACCTGTGA
- a CDS encoding aminotransferase class V-fold PLP-dependent enzyme, producing the protein MNLRHWLSAAVDAHESWAKGFGDFSPHPALHVDETRFGEALGELGERLRDNYPFFHPRYAGQMLKPPHPAAVVGYLAAMQINPNNHALDGGRATAELEKEVVAQLAGMFGYRTHLGHLTSSGTIANLEALFVARETHPGKVVLYSADAHYTHSRMCQVLGVAGEPVPVDAGGRMDLDALADRLRREDVGTVVLTPGTTGLGAVDPVHEALALKEKYGVRIHVDAAYGGFFSLVAGEFGVPAEPFAAIAGCDSVVVDPHKHGLQPYGCGAVLFADPAVGRFYRHDSPYTYFTSDELHLGEISLECSRAGAAAAALWLTLKVLPLTRNGLGAVVAAGRRAAVRWAELIESSETLSLYQKPELDIVSYLPNLATLSEVDRVSAGVMDRGMTDPADPVFLATYTVTAEALRARGHRLTEDAVQARILRSVLMKPEHESTVDGLHARVEALVGGDELFA; encoded by the coding sequence GTGAACCTCCGGCACTGGCTCAGCGCCGCCGTGGACGCGCACGAGTCCTGGGCGAAGGGCTTCGGCGACTTCAGCCCGCACCCCGCGCTGCACGTGGACGAGACCCGCTTCGGCGAGGCGCTGGGCGAGCTGGGCGAGCGGCTCAGGGACAACTACCCGTTCTTCCACCCGCGCTACGCCGGCCAGATGCTCAAACCGCCGCACCCGGCCGCGGTCGTGGGCTACCTGGCCGCGATGCAGATCAACCCGAACAACCACGCCCTGGACGGCGGGCGGGCCACCGCGGAGCTGGAGAAGGAGGTGGTGGCGCAGCTGGCCGGGATGTTCGGCTACCGCACCCATCTGGGCCACCTCACCAGCAGCGGCACCATCGCCAACCTGGAGGCGCTGTTCGTGGCGCGGGAGACCCATCCCGGCAAGGTGGTGCTCTACAGCGCGGACGCGCACTACACGCACAGCCGGATGTGCCAGGTGCTCGGCGTGGCCGGTGAGCCGGTGCCGGTGGACGCGGGTGGGCGGATGGACCTGGACGCGCTGGCCGACCGGCTGCGGCGCGAGGATGTCGGCACGGTGGTGCTCACGCCGGGCACGACCGGCCTCGGCGCGGTGGACCCGGTCCACGAAGCCCTTGCGCTGAAGGAGAAGTACGGCGTGCGCATCCACGTGGACGCGGCCTACGGCGGGTTCTTCTCGTTGGTGGCCGGGGAGTTCGGCGTCCCGGCCGAGCCGTTCGCCGCGATCGCGGGCTGCGACTCGGTGGTGGTCGACCCGCACAAGCACGGCCTGCAACCCTACGGCTGCGGCGCGGTCCTGTTCGCCGATCCCGCCGTTGGCCGCTTCTACCGGCACGACTCGCCGTACACCTACTTCACCTCCGACGAGCTGCACCTGGGCGAGATCTCCCTGGAGTGCAGCCGGGCCGGGGCCGCCGCGGCCGCGCTGTGGCTGACGCTGAAGGTGCTGCCGCTGACCAGGAACGGACTGGGTGCCGTGGTGGCCGCCGGACGACGGGCCGCGGTGCGCTGGGCCGAGCTGATCGAATCCTCGGAAACCCTGTCCCTGTACCAGAAGCCCGAACTCGACATCGTCAGCTATCTGCCGAACTTGGCCACACTGTCCGAAGTGGACAGAGTGAGCGCGGGGGTGATGGACCGGGGCATGACCGATCCGGCGGACCCGGTGTTCCTGGCCACCTACACCGTCACCGCCGAGGCGCTGCGGGCCAGGGGGCACCGGCTCACCGAGGACGCCGTGCAGGCCCGGATCCTGCGCAGCGTCCTGATGAAGCCCGAGCACGAGTCCACTGTGGACGGACTACATGCCAGGGTGGAAGCCCTGGTCGGTGGCGATGAGCTGTTTGCGTAG
- a CDS encoding AMP-binding protein: MLSDLRRAAATFPDRRAIVAQVAGGAETVCLTYRELHRQVFRFAAALRAQGVLPGEVVSFQLPNRWENAALTLACAAVGAVAAPIMASMGPRERARFQEWTSARISVLAEDLPYYTDGDWDAGDDGSADDPDRVFLVLFTSGTTGEPKAVLHSHNTLHAALAHFTAVEDLGDPVVTVTPHSLSRIAGLAFGVLLPLLTGGTALYQDEWDPVALHRLISAEGATVLAAAPPFLSAILAAQRENPLPLSFRCVMAGGMPVPRQLAGEVAGQFGLPLRALWAMTEGGFSWTRATDPADFATRSDGRFGPHLEFDLAPGGESPLRIRGAAAALATMDTGSGAVRVLAEEGWYDTGDLAQPDGHGGIRVTGRAVDRIGGISMILVKEVEDELAGHPAVGQVALVGYPDRAHGELACAVVVPEGAPPTLAQLRAYLTERGMTEWYQPHRLELVPELPRNEMGKVRKNLLRKQLIATDQGFHPGM; encoded by the coding sequence GTGTTGTCCGACCTGCGCCGGGCCGCGGCGACCTTCCCGGACCGCAGGGCGATCGTGGCCCAGGTCGCCGGAGGAGCTGAAACCGTTTGCCTGACCTATCGCGAGCTGCACCGGCAGGTGTTCCGGTTCGCCGCGGCGCTGCGCGCGCAAGGCGTGCTGCCGGGAGAGGTGGTCTCCTTCCAGCTGCCGAACCGGTGGGAGAACGCCGCGCTGACCCTGGCCTGCGCGGCGGTCGGCGCGGTCGCGGCGCCGATCATGGCCAGCATGGGGCCGCGTGAGCGCGCCAGGTTCCAGGAGTGGACCAGCGCGCGGATCAGCGTGCTGGCCGAGGATCTGCCCTACTACACCGACGGTGACTGGGACGCCGGGGACGACGGGTCAGCGGATGATCCGGACCGGGTGTTCCTGGTGCTGTTCACCTCCGGCACCACCGGCGAGCCGAAGGCCGTGCTGCACAGCCACAACACACTGCACGCCGCGCTGGCCCACTTCACCGCGGTGGAGGACCTGGGCGATCCGGTGGTCACGGTGACCCCGCACTCGCTGTCCCGGATCGCCGGGCTGGCCTTCGGCGTGCTGCTGCCGCTGCTCACCGGCGGCACCGCGCTGTACCAGGACGAGTGGGACCCGGTGGCGCTGCACCGGCTGATCTCCGCCGAGGGCGCGACCGTTCTGGCCGCCGCGCCGCCGTTCCTCTCCGCGATCCTGGCCGCACAGCGGGAAAATCCGCTGCCGCTGTCCTTCCGCTGCGTCATGGCCGGCGGGATGCCGGTGCCGCGTCAGCTCGCCGGCGAGGTGGCCGGGCAGTTCGGGCTGCCGCTGCGCGCGCTGTGGGCGATGACCGAGGGCGGGTTCAGCTGGACCAGGGCCACTGATCCGGCGGACTTCGCCACCCGCAGCGACGGCCGGTTCGGGCCGCACCTGGAGTTCGACCTGGCGCCCGGCGGCGAGTCGCCGCTGCGCATCAGGGGCGCGGCCGCGGCACTGGCCACAATGGACACCGGCAGCGGCGCGGTCCGGGTGCTGGCCGAGGAAGGCTGGTACGACACCGGGGATCTGGCCCAGCCCGACGGGCACGGCGGGATCAGGGTGACCGGGCGCGCGGTGGACCGGATCGGCGGGATCTCGATGATCCTGGTCAAGGAGGTCGAGGACGAGCTGGCCGGGCACCCAGCGGTGGGCCAGGTCGCGCTGGTCGGCTACCCGGACCGGGCGCACGGCGAGCTGGCCTGCGCGGTGGTGGTGCCCGAGGGCGCGCCGCCGACCCTGGCCCAGCTGCGCGCCTACCTCACCGAGCGCGGGATGACCGAGTGGTACCAGCCGCACCGGCTGGAGCTGGTGCCCGAGCTGCCCCGCAACGAGATGGGCAAGGTGCGCAAGAACCTGCTACGCAAACAGCTCATCGCCACCGACCAGGGCTTCCACCCTGGCATGTAG
- a CDS encoding ester cyclase, whose product MSVNSELRAAREAIVREHMESENRHEFDVTLGTFEHPRYEIMATGDVYDGAEAVSRYFEESRTAFPDQRNELIALHHADDAVIVEFLLKGTHQGPLRGIPATGKSFTVPATAFFVFEGADLVCERVYTDMLSILVQLGIIPIQGLSG is encoded by the coding sequence GTGTCAGTGAACTCGGAGCTGAGGGCTGCCCGCGAAGCGATCGTGCGGGAGCACATGGAGTCGGAGAACCGGCACGAGTTCGACGTGACCCTGGGCACTTTTGAGCACCCGCGCTACGAGATCATGGCCACCGGGGACGTCTACGACGGGGCCGAGGCGGTCAGCCGGTACTTCGAGGAGAGCCGCACCGCCTTCCCCGACCAGCGCAACGAGCTGATCGCTCTGCACCACGCCGACGACGCGGTGATCGTGGAGTTCCTGCTCAAGGGCACCCACCAGGGCCCGCTGCGCGGCATCCCGGCCACTGGCAAGTCCTTCACCGTGCCGGCCACCGCGTTCTTCGTCTTCGAGGGCGCGGACCTGGTCTGCGAACGGGTCTACACGGACATGCTCAGCATCCTGGTGCAGCTCGGCATCATCCCCATCCAGGGCCTGTCGGGGTAA
- a CDS encoding acetoin utilization protein AcuC: MGERVAVVWDESFLSYDLGGDHPLNPVRLDLTVRLARALGVLDGVPFHQPVPATEAELERVHEPSYLAAVQAAPTSAWEVGHGLGTPDNPVFEHMHEASALVAGGSLVAARAIAEGRADRAVNLAGGLHHAMAGHAAGFCVYNDCSVAIADLLANGVERVAYLDVDVHHGDGVQAAFYDDPRVLTISLHQHPLTLWPGTGYPRELGIGEAEGTSVNIALPPRTTDAGWLRAFHATVPSLLQAFRPQVLVTQCGADTHREDPLADLSLSVDGHRATYQALRELAETYAGGKWLVLGGGGYALMRVVPRSWTHLLATVLDRDLDPATALPAEWIAHTARLAPHVPLPTSMTDECDPVFVPWDDTAGDAVDSAIRDTRRAAFPLHGLDPDDPRD, translated from the coding sequence ATGGGAGAGCGGGTCGCGGTCGTGTGGGACGAGTCCTTTCTGAGCTACGACCTCGGCGGGGACCATCCGCTCAACCCGGTCCGGCTCGACCTCACCGTGCGGCTGGCCCGCGCGCTGGGCGTGCTGGACGGGGTGCCGTTCCACCAGCCGGTGCCGGCCACCGAGGCCGAGCTGGAACGGGTGCACGAACCCAGCTACCTGGCCGCGGTGCAGGCCGCGCCCACCTCGGCCTGGGAGGTCGGGCACGGCCTGGGCACCCCGGACAACCCGGTCTTCGAGCACATGCACGAGGCATCGGCGCTGGTCGCGGGCGGTTCGCTGGTCGCGGCCCGTGCGATCGCGGAGGGCCGGGCCGACCGCGCGGTCAACCTGGCGGGCGGCCTGCACCACGCGATGGCCGGGCACGCGGCCGGGTTCTGCGTCTACAACGACTGCTCGGTGGCCATCGCCGACCTGCTCGCCAACGGTGTCGAGCGGGTGGCCTACCTGGACGTGGACGTGCACCACGGCGACGGCGTGCAGGCCGCCTTCTACGACGATCCACGCGTGCTCACCATCTCCCTGCACCAGCACCCGCTGACCCTGTGGCCGGGCACCGGCTACCCCCGTGAGCTGGGCATCGGCGAGGCCGAGGGCACCTCGGTCAACATCGCGCTACCGCCGCGCACCACCGACGCGGGCTGGCTACGCGCCTTCCACGCCACCGTGCCCTCACTGCTCCAGGCGTTCCGTCCCCAGGTGCTGGTCACCCAGTGCGGCGCGGACACCCACCGGGAGGACCCACTGGCCGACCTGTCGCTGTCGGTGGACGGGCACCGGGCCACCTACCAGGCGCTGCGCGAGCTGGCCGAGACCTACGCCGGCGGCAAGTGGCTGGTGCTCGGCGGTGGTGGGTACGCGCTGATGCGGGTAGTCCCGAGGTCGTGGACCCACCTGCTCGCCACCGTGCTGGACCGCGACCTGGACCCGGCTACCGCACTGCCGGCCGAGTGGATCGCGCACACGGCGCGACTCGCGCCACACGTGCCGCTGCCGACCTCGATGACCGACGAGTGCGACCCTGTGTTCGTGCCGTGGGACGACACCGCCGGTGACGCCGTGGACTCCGCCATCAGGGACACCCGGCGGGCGGCCTTCCCCTTGCACGGCCTCGACCCCGATGATCCACGCGACTGA